The nucleotide sequence GATCACCACCGCCCTGATCGCCCTCTTCCGCCACCCCGCCGAACTCGCCCGGCTGCGCGACGACCCGGAGCTGATGCCCCGCGCGGTCGACGAACTCCTCCGCTACGACAGCGCCTTCGAGCTGACCACCTGGCGCTTCTTCGACCAGGACAGCGACCTGCACGGCACGGACGTCCCGGCCGGGGACTCGGTGATCATCTCCCTGTGCGCCGCCAACCGCGACCCACGCCGCTTCCCCGACCCCGACACCCTCGACCTGGACCGCTCACCCAACCCCCACCTGGCCTTCGGTCACGGCATCCACTTCTGCCCCGGCGCGGCCCTGGCCCGCGCCGAACTCCAGATCGCGCTGGGCACCCTCCTGTCCCGCCTCCCCGGAGCGCACCTGGCCATCGAAGACCGGGACATCGAGTGGATCCCGGCCGTCCTCGGCCGGGGGACCAACCACCTGCCGGTCGGCTACGACCGACGCGTCTGACGCATGCCCGCATGCCCGCGTCGCGCACACCTTCACGGAGGAACCCACCTCATGCCGCTGACGACCGCACCGGACACCCGCTCCACGAGCAGCATGAGCGCCGCCATCCTGGACCTGCTGCTGCCGTACCACCGCACGACCGACCCCTCGCCCGCGGCGGCGGAGGCGTTCGCGCAGCAGCGGCGCCAGATCGCCGGGTTCGTACGCGCCGGAGAACCTGTGGTCTTCACCCTGCCCGGCTTCCCCTGCAAGTCCCCCAACCCCGCCAAGGTCCTCGGCCACCTCCCCGACCAGGGCGAACGCCTCTCCCTCGGCTTCCTGAACACCCTGTGCGAGGAGATCGAGCGGGTCCACCCGCCGGGCGCCCGCGTGATCATCTGCTCCGACGGCCATGTCTTCGGCGACCTGATCCGCGTCCCGGACGACCACATAGACGCCTACGCGGACGGACTCAGACGTCTCATAAGGGAGTCGGGCCTGCACCGCCTCTCCGTCTTCGACCTGCGCGACGTCCTGGGCGACCTGCCCCACCACACCAAACGCGTCCAGGTGCACGAGCGGTACGCCCCCACCCTGGAGGCGCTGCGAGCCGAGGTCCGCTCCGGGGACCACACCCTCGCCCTCTACCGGGGCATCATCCGGTTCCTCGTCGACGACACCGCCGACTTCACCGGCACCCGCTCCGCCCTCCAACGCGAATGCCGCACACGCGCCTACGGCGTCATCCAGCGCAGCCGAGCCTGGGGCGACCTGATCGCCGAGCACCACCCTGGCTCCGTACGGCTGTCCATCCACCCCCAGCCCATCGGCGCCCCCAAATTCGGCATCCGCCTCCTCGACGCCGCCGACGTCTGGGCCACCCCCTGGCACTCGGCCGCCCTGCACCGCACCGACGGCACCTGGACTCTCATGCCCCGCGCCCGCGCGGAGCAGCTTGGCCGTCTCGTCCACCGTGACGGCAGTCCGAGCCACTATGAACAGGGCTGAGCAGGTCACGCGTTCGGCAGGCGAGCCTGGTGTCGTGACGCGCGTCACGACAAGGCGTCGGAACTCGGGTGCCGGCCGTCCCGACTCCTCTACCGGTACGGCCGGATCCGCTGAAGCCGTACGGAGCGATCGGGAGTTTCCTCATATGGCGCAGCCCCGCCCATCTGCCCGCCGGACGCCGGGTGCGTTCCTTACCAGGGCATTGCCCCCGCCGGCGCTGTGCGGATTCCTTCTGCTGCTGGTGATGGCGTTCGCCGCTTCCTACGCCGTCGGCGCGGGCGCCGGGCCCGTCGCCCCCGGCATGCACGGCACCAGCACGACAGACGGCGGCTCGGGAGACGGCGGCTCGGGAGACGGCCACGGCGGTGGCGGCATGGACATGGGTGGCATGGACACGGACCAGGGGAGTGGACGCTGATGGCCGGCGAACCGGCAGCGGTGGCCGTCGTGACCGATCTCGCCATCGGCGGCATGACATGCGCGGCCTGTGTGAAGCGTGTCGAGAAGAAGCTGGCCAGGCTGGACGGGGTCACGGCCAGCGTGAACCTCGCCACCGGCCGGGCCCGGGTGAACCACCCGCCCGAGGTCGGCCCGGACCAGCTCATCGCCACCGTCGAGCAGGCCGGCTACACCGCCGCGCTGCCCGAGCCGCCGGCGAAGGAACGGCGCGAGGACGGGGACGAGGCGCGGGACGCCCGGCAGGAACGCGACCGGCTGCTGAGCACGGCCTTGCTCGCGGTCCCGGTGCTGGTCCTGTCGATGGTCCCCGGTCTGCAGTTCCGCAACTGGCAGTGGCTGTGCTTCGTGCTCGCCGCGCCCGTCGCCGTCTGGGGAGCCTGGCCCTTCCACCTGCGGGCGGCGCGCGGCCTGCGACACTCGGCGGCCACCATGGACACCCTGGTCTCGCTGGGTGTCGCGGCCTCCTTCGCCTGGTCCTCCTACGCGCTGTTCTTCGGCGGGGCCGGTGATCCCGGCATGCGGATGCCCTTCAGCCTGGTGCCCACCGCCTCGGACGGCGTCGCCCATATCTATCTGGAAGCCGCCGTCGGCGTACCGCTGTTCGTCCTCGCCGGCCGCTTCCTGGAAACACGGGCCCGGCGGGGGACCGGCGTGGCACTGCGCGCCCTGGCCCGGCTGGCGGCGAAGGAGGTGTCGGTACGCGATGGCGACGGCGAGCGCCTGGTCCCGATCGAGGAACTGCGGGTCGGCCAGGTCTTCGTCGCCCGGCCCGGGGAGCGTCTGGCCACCGACGGCACGGTGGTGGAGGGCAGCTCGGCCGTCGATCTCTCCCTGGTCACCGGGGAGAGCGAGCCGGTGGAAGTCGGCCCCGGTACGCCCGTGATCGGCGGCGCCGTCAACGCAGGGGGCCTGCTCCTGGTACGGGCCACCGCGGTGGGCGCCGATACGCAACTGTCCCGGATCACCCGGCTGGTGACCGAGGCCCAGGCGGGCAAGGCACGGGCGCAGCGGCTCGCGGACAAGGCCGCGGGCGTCTTCGTCCCGGTCGTGCTCACCCTGGCCGTCACGGTCCTCGGATTCTGGCTCGGGGCCGGTGCCGAGCCGCAGGCGGCGATCACCGCGAGCGTGGCCGTCCTGGTCGTGGCGTGCCCCTGCGCGCTGGGCCTGGCGACCCCCACCGCGCTGATGGCGGCGACCGGCCGGGGCGCCCAACTGGGCGTCCTGGTCAGCGGACCGCAGGCGCTGGAGGGGCTGCGGCACATCGACGCCGTCGTCCTGGACAAGACCGGCACCCTCACCTCCGGGCACATGAGCGTCGCCCGGGTCACGGCTGCACCGGGCGGACTCGGCGAGGAGGAACTGGTCCGGCTGGCGGGCGCGGTCGAACAGGGATCGGAACACCCGCTGGGGCGTGCCATCACCGCCTACGCCCGGCGCACCGATCCCGCAGACCCCCTCCCGGCCGTGGCCGACTTCGTCGCACTGCCGGGCAAGGGCGTGCGCGGGCGGGTGGCGGACCGGGTGATCGAAGTCCTGGCCCCGGACGACGCGTTGCCCCCGGCACTGGCTCAAGCGCTGTCGGCCTCCGAGACCGCCGCCCGTACACCGGTCGTGGTCCGCGTCGACGGTGAGACCGAGGCACTGATCGAGGTCGCAGACGTGCTGCGCCCGGGAAGCTACCGGGCCGTGGAGCGGCTCCGCCGCCTGGGCGTGCGGCCGGTGCTCGCCACCGGCGACCGCGAGGCGCCCGCCCGCGCCGTCGCCGCCGACCTCCGTATCGAGGAGGTGCGGGCCCGTTGCACCCCGGAGGACAAGGCCGCCCTCGTCCGGGAGCTGCGGGAGCAGGGCTACCGGGTCGCCGTCGTCGGTGACGGGGTCAACGACGCGGCCGCCCTGGCCGGCGCCGACCTCGGCATCGCCATGGGCACGGGCACGGATGTGGCGATCGGGGCGGCCGACGTGACGCTGGTACGCGGTGACATCGAGACCCTGGCGGACGCGGTCCGCCTCGCCCGCAGTGCGCTCGGCACGATCCGCGTCAATCTGCTCTGGGCGTTCGGCTACAACGTCGTGACCGTACCCCTGGCCATGGTCGGCCTGCTCAACCCCATGCTCGCGGCGGCCGCGATGTCGGTCAGCTCGCTGCTCGTGGTCGGCAACAGCCTGCGACTACGCGCCTGGCAGCCGTCGCCGACCGGCCCACGCCCCTCCCGGCCCGCCGCGCCTGCCGCCCGGAAGCCACTGTGACGCCCATGTACGCCGCTGATGGACTGCCCGCCCGTATCTGCGACCCGACACCGAGGTGGAGACCCGCCCGATGACGACCCCCTCCTGGACGCCCACCCGCCGTCGCCTCACGGACTCCCTGCGGGCCGCGGCCGTTCCGTTCTGCGCCTGTGTCCTCGCACTGGGCGGTCTCGCCACGTGGACCGCCTCGGGCAGCGCGGGCAGCCCCCCGCGTATCGGCGTCACCGACGCACAGCTCTTCCTCCCCGCCCCGGGAGTGCCCCGGACCGCCGCGTTCTTCCGCATCACCAACACGGGCGGTGGGCAGGACCGGTTGGTCGAGGTGACCTCCTCCGCGGTCGCCGAGGGGATCTCGCTCAGCCGTCACCGGATGACCGGGCGGGGAGCCGCCTCCCGGCAGGTCGCGGACTCCCTGCCGGTTCCGGCGGGCGGCACGCTCGACATGTCACCGTTCACCAGCGATGTGACCGTCCCGGCCACGGCCCGCTGGCGGGCCGGAGACCTGGTGCCCTTCACCCTCCGCTTCGAACACAGCGGACGTGTCGAGGCCAACGCCGTCGTCGTGCGCCCCGGCGACAGGTGATCACGCCCGGGTGGCACCCGGATCGGCACGCTGGTGAGTCCTGGCGAGGACGACGCTGAAGATGATGACCGGGAGCACGAGCGTCCCGGCGAAGGCATGGGCATTCTGTGCCGAGGCGCTGCCCAGCGACGAGTCCAGCCGCGCCTTTCACCTGGTGCGGACCTCGCACGCGGTGCTGGCGATGACCGATCCGGACCCGGCCGCGCAGCCATTCGTCGAGGGCCCCGATCGCCTGGAGCGGCAGTGCTCACGCTGGACCTCGGCCAGCTCGTGCTCGGACTCCGACATGCTGACGTCCTTCCGGCCGCACCGGCAGCCTGCGGAGTGGTGAACGAGCAAACGCTGCAGCCCCGTCGTCAGGGATGCTGCGCCGAGGTGAGACGCTCGCCCAGTGTGGCGGCGAACTCTTCCGCTCGCGCCAGTTGGGTCCGCAGGTCCGCCACCCGCTGTCGCGCGGCCTCCTGGAAGCCGCGTACTCGCTCCAGCAGATCCTCCCGCTCATCGGGTGGCAGCTCGGCGCCGGAGTCGAGGCGGTCGGTGGCCTCCAGCAGGTCGCGCATCTGATCCAGGGTGAAGCCGAGCGGTTTCATGCGGCGGATGACCATCAGACGGGCGACATCGGCCTCGGTGTAGAGGCGGAAGCCGCCCTGGGAGCGGGCCGAGGGGACCACGAGGCCGGTCTCCTCGTAGTGCCGGATGGTGCGCAAGGACAGTTCGGTCCGCGCGGCGACTTCGCCGATCTGCATGTGCTTGCCGTCCACGCTCGTGACCCTTTGGCTCTTCTCATCCCCGGCCCGCGTCCCCTCGCGGCCCGGCTGATCTCTACCCTAACGTTAGGGTAGAGTCGCTGGTGGCGAGGGCGAGGTACTGCTGCCCTGCCGTTGCTGTCGGGGCCGACGTCGCCCCCGGCGAAGATCCGATTCGCCGGCCCGGCACTCCGCGCCGTTCCCGCACGCCCTGGCATTGCCGGAAGGGCTGTGCCCGAGTACAAGGTTCATATTCCCTTTGTCTGGTTCCGCTGTGTCCCCAGCCGCGCGCCTGCGTGACCTGAAGCC is from Streptomyces hygroscopicus and encodes:
- a CDS encoding MerR family transcriptional regulator; translated protein: MQIGEVAARTELSLRTIRHYEETGLVVPSARSQGGFRLYTEADVARLMVIRRMKPLGFTLDQMRDLLEATDRLDSGAELPPDEREDLLERVRGFQEAARQRVADLRTQLARAEEFAATLGERLTSAQHP
- a CDS encoding membrane protein; the encoded protein is MTTPSWTPTRRRLTDSLRAAAVPFCACVLALGGLATWTASGSAGSPPRIGVTDAQLFLPAPGVPRTAAFFRITNTGGGQDRLVEVTSSAVAEGISLSRHRMTGRGAASRQVADSLPVPAGGTLDMSPFTSDVTVPATARWRAGDLVPFTLRFEHSGRVEANAVVVRPGDR
- a CDS encoding TetR family transcriptional regulator codes for the protein MMTGSTSVPAKAWAFCAEALPSDESSRAFHLVRTSHAVLAMTDPDPAAQPFVEGPDRLERQCSRWTSASSCSDSDMLTSFRPHRQPAEW